The genomic DNA CGGCTAGCTTGAAAATCAAGAAGGATGATGATATCAGAATGTATGCTGGGAGTATATGTGATGTTTTGGAAGCTATGGATGGTATTTGTAAGGAATTTGAGTAGTTTGGTAGGTTATGAGAAATTTaggttttaaaataaatgaaatttgtGAAATTATATTGTGTTTTATTTCATGATCTcttataaattatttcaatatctGGGAGGCCGAGTTTTGCTCGGAAAAatgtgcgttttcccagagatgaAACCTAGCCAGATCggtttatcgcccccgaaaacccccatataaataaacaagaaggCATAGAAACACATAGCTTCAATCcatcgacaaccgacaatgtattaactcacattatagacgggtctaacgcgaattttattcattaccttgatttaccgacgttccgacacaggtttcactggtcgtggtcgcggctgacccgttcgcgttagacccgtctataatgtgagttaatatgtgttcaaaacgcgaaagtttaaaaatataatcGACAATGTGGTagcttttggttgaaaacgtcacaagtATCTAATTATAAAGCATTTCTTCAGGAGCAGGGGTTTGAGAAATTAAAAAGACTAaatgaaattataaaaattttATTCGTCAACGAAATAACATCATTACCAACAGCTCGAAATTgaagtaaataattatatacatcCAATTATAAACAATGTCAAATTCAGgtagtttaatataaaatattattctaaATAAAAACTGACTCCATCGAGCTAGTcaaacaaaaacttaattttaacattattatttataatttataaattaagtaTAACTTACTTTACTCGCATGAGTAAAAATCCCTTCAAAATATTGGTACCTTACCTACAAAAAAATCACTGGGAAATGGCACTGGGTctttgaaatataaataaagtttttgacAGGATTTTTACCCATTATTCTGTATTTATATCACAATTCATATACTTAGTCTGACCTCTATTTTTTGTACTCACGTGTACAGGCACTTAAAAGTAAATtctttaatatattatattctatACGATATATTCACAATAATTTTAATCGAAATTAAATAATTCGCGTagtaaaaaagtataaattcGTACAGGGTTCTTtcagtttaaaaaataaaatcatattgCAGTGTTACTAGCTATTGActaaatttaagtgaaaatatgccaggtCATCAGGACTAttataatattgctaaaaaatATAATACGTACTCTCGTAAcaacaattaaatataaacttTATGTAAAACACAACAAAGTAGCTTTTACTAAAACGGCGAAGTCGAATACTTCGCAAAGATACCTATATGGTAAATCACTAGGAGAGCTACCAGCTTAACTCTGCTGCAGAAGAAATAGGAACTAGTTGTTTTGTCACAGGGTTAGAAGTATATTTGCGTTGTTTTGTCAGTTTGCTAACCGCAAATATCGTACCGTAAGTTGGCGCTTTTTCTGGTGTTGCCACTCATCGGTGGGTAGTTCCCTTGAAGGTAGGTTACGCCTTTCCTTTTGATGgtctgaaaaaatatttaaatgttaattACATTATTGACTAATAATTAGGTGAAACAACTTTTTCTTCTCACTCGTTGTCATAGTTACGTTCCCGTGGGCCACTCTTAAATTCTTGATTTTATGCCTATTTACCAAACGTGCAACTTTGTAGTAGAAGCCCTGTTGTCCCCTGGACAACTCTGCAGGATGACAACAAGAAGGTACGTGGTTGTTCCACCCAATTACGATTTATTTATTGCTCTCTACttgcataaaataaatacagattTCGCAAAGCTCCCAAAGGCAAGTTGGCTCTATaactacatacctactttattaacTAAGATACTCGCTACCCTAAGAAAATGGTATATGATAACGTGAGTCATGAAAATTAGTTTGCTATAAGTACTAtactggacccgggtatgtccttaaactacgtccaagaccatcggtggacgggcagcagcgtccctcaaattcggtgtactcgactgcgatcgccaacccgcctgccaagcgtggcgattatggcattcaccccccatcatgcaggtctaagggggaggcctatgttcagcagtggacgtcttatggctgagatgatgatgatgactatacTTATTACCAGATAAGCTCTCAAACTTGGCAGTAAAGTATTGGCACGACGAataatcagtcagtcaggtaatttaaaccaaaatattactttgctaatccgcgaaaagataacgtgctagtcaatcagtgctaacccgttatacttacttgcgtattttttacatgcaattaatgttcccaccttcccaccgcaaaaataaatacgcaaataaatataacaaaccaccaccaaaagaataatactcgacacgtgtttcgtcTCCCTACGAGGCATCCTTAGGagttgttgacggtctgacgcccggcaacggAAAGACCTGTTTAGATGTCTagatgtctgtctgtctgtctgtatgtgactgattctattcactagtCAGGTAATCGTCTAATAAAAGCAGGATTCAAAGGagcttaaatataattaatttacgatTCCGCTAATTGCAAACTattcttcttcgtggtcgtgacctcatgtctgagggacgtgactcctatgggttattcttcctaccactgctctccaggcctctcgatcttcggccatctgcattgttgcctggagcgaagtctgggtaatattttgtaccacatctgaccatctactgggtgcacgccctctactccttCGTCCGTCGACACTCCCGGTAATAATGCACCTTTCTAGCGTGTCCGTGCCGCGTCTGACTGTGTGGCCGAAGAATTTGAGGACTCTTTGGGTACAGATGGTGGATAGCCTTGTGGTGATATTGAGCTCCTTTAAGATAGACTCGTTTGTGCGGCGTTCAGTCCAAGATATATTCAGCATTctgcgccagcaccacatctcgaacGCGTCTATCCTTCTAAGTGCCCGGGCTTTCAGTGTCCAAGTCTCGGAAGCATACAGGAAGATTGAGAAGATTAGGGTATGCATGAGCTTTATCTTTGTTTTGCGGTTAGTTCCTCGGTTCCTCCAGATCTTCTCAAGTCGCTTCACTGCTGCTTTTGCCATCTGACCTCGCCTGACTATCTCCTGATCACAGTCCCCGTCATCGCTAATTTGTGATCCTAAGTACTTGCGTACTGAATCAAGGTCACGTAGCTCGTTGGTTCTCTGTGGATGGCCGCTCCGGTTGACAAACATcagtttggttttacttcgattGATCAGAAGACCATATTCTGCGCTGATGCGATCAATCCGGTCCAGTATATCGGCGAGTTCAGCTTCCGTCGAGGCTATGATTGTGGTGTCATCAGCAAACCGCAGATTATTCAGGAGCAAACTATTAATGGTCGTTAAattgatggtcgttcttgtctacgtgacagcgtgataaaactgtATCCGTTACTTTCAATCTCGCAGTGTGAAAAGTgacggttattttatcacgtggataaaattATCCATAATACGCAGGCAGCTAGTTTATACTATGTAGTTAATGTTGCCATGCACGTAATGAAATaagcaaataaaatataacgAACCACCACTAATCATATAAATCTTGACAGGTTTTTCGcttctctacgaggcatcctgaGTAGATGCTGGAGATGTGAACGCGCAGCTTTTGTCAAGCCAGCCGACTGGTACAAATTACATTCTTAAATTGAATAGGTGGGCGAATCAGCTTTTAGACCGACATCACGTCTCTGGCGTTACCAAAAATGCCTTTAGCGTTACCAAAATGTCTCTGGAGTTACCAAGAAATCAATCGTTGATAAAAAATACGCCAATGGAAACTTAAAATAATCATAAGCCCACTCCACAGTGTGGCACATATACATATGCTTTATTATACCATTACACTCCGAAAAATAAAGACGAACTTGTCTCTTAATGGGATCTCTTGCGATTGTCATGTTGGCTAGGCCTGATCTGATCAATGTCCGACAGTAGATGTCACGTGATCATCACTTACTTTCCAGAAAGCATCTCCTGAATCTCCGCGAAGCTCTTGCCCTTGGTCTCTGGCACCAGGAACAGCGTGAAGAAGAACGCGATGATGCAGCAGACTCCGAAGATCCAGAAGGCTACGTACATTCCAAGTACCTCCGAGATTGGCCCGAAGTACCTGCACACCAATAGGGATGATGAAACATGTTGAATTATAGAAAAATCTAGTTGGATAGATAAAAAATTAGCAATTTATCGTGATATAATATAATGTGATTATCATTTCCTCCTAGCCGATTTCGGGCCACTGCGACTGCGTTCTAGAGCGTGGCTCgtgcgctctcaggtgactgacaTAGCCAATTTATGCAGCGAATGTGCGACCACACTTACTGCAGGTCAGCACCCCTCCCACATAATTGTAAAGTATAGCCACAGGTGGTCTGGCCTTTAGCTCGTCGCGCTTAGCGTCGAGTTCTGTGCGCCGCCTAGCCTCAAGCTGACGCACCTGCACAATATGCCTCCAACGTGGACGTTCACTGGCTAGACTCTCCCATGCCGATGCCGTTGGCTCTATATGAGCTCTCTTCACATGATGCTTCAACACATCTTTGAAGCGCaatataatgtttaaaaaaggcGTCGCATAGGTATCCAACACTATTCTGGAATGCCTCTGAGATGGCTTCCCCCAAAGCTACCTACCTAGTGACCAAGAAGGACAGCGTCCAGCAGAAAGCAGTAGCAATAGGTGCGGCCTGCGCCTTCACTTCGATGGGGAAGAGCTCGCTCATGACCGCCCACGGCAGCGGGCCCAGGCCCACGCAGTACGTCACGATGAACACCACCAGTGACAGGATGGGGAGGAAGCCGATGCTGGAGACCACGGGGCTGTCCAGGTCGTCCAGGAGGAAGAACATGCCGAGGAGGACCTGGAAGTTTAAACATTGGGGTTATAGGTTGCCAAACGGATCCAGAGCGCATATAGGATGCAAGAAAACGCTAAGGAGGGTTCAAATAATTGTAACCCAAACAGTTGCAATTTgactaaaaaaaattgtttgaaacaCCAAAGGACGAAGACCAGAGGAAGTCTGGACAAGAGTCCAGACTTTATACAAAACGATGGCTTAGTCGAGTTCCCAAATTGCATTAAAAGAAgaatccaaaaatatatttacacgaccATTGTCAGTGTCTTAAAGgagtgtaaatatatttttgaaacgtTGGCCTGTAGCACTTTATAGGTACAACCACTGTTTGTGAACTCGATGTACCATTTTTCATAGTGGTATtgcatctgtccaatatcttggtccaatgtcgttgtgtctcactctctcgttaagcaaaatgtgagacaaaatacacattggacaaacaaATTGGTCAGGTGGAATACTAGGTACCCTCAGTTGAAAAAAACTTACCAAACCAATGGTGGTACCGCAGGCAGAGAACAGGAGCAGCATGCGTCGCCCCAGCCGGTCCACGACGAACGGCGTCACGCACGACGCGCCCACCTGCAAAAACAACAAGCAAAGTCCATATACAAATAATACACACACACAATACACATAGACAGAGAATAGGTACAGATACAGATGTGATGGTTGCGAAAATTTTGCAAAAATTTGGATACGTTCTAGGGAATTATTAGACAGGTAATgaagaaaattttcattttggaAATTGTAATTTTCAGTCCCAATACAAAAAAGGGAAAAATTTCTGAAAATTTCCGGAATTTTACAGTTTTTCCCAAAACTGTACACCAACTTATCCCGGTTCTGGGCTAATCTAATCTCAGCCAGAAATATCCCGCGATTTTTCGAACGTAATCCACCCAATGAGCCAACGAACGCTAGGCCAGAgcgccgatttttgaaattagagcattcgatttcgtcactcgaaaatcggtggaaaacagcggaatgcaaaatttttgaagtacgagcgatagaaattggaaaTTGAGTGGTATTTGatttgaccactcgttttcaattctattaattagtagaatttaaatgccgggtACTGGAGATATCATtcaacgaaatacacgaaaccgAGCGgccaaaattcaaaaatcggcccccaggcgcatctttcatccgaaagcggccaccaatccgacaacattttagtccaccttCCATTTATTTTAACCTCATATTTTATGACGATACTACTAAACTAATACAGACCTGCACCGCTCCAATAATGATAGTAGCAATGGAAGAGTCCAGGCCAGAACCAGCGGCCTCAAAGATGTTGGTCATGTAGAAGAGAACTGCGTTGATACCCGAGAACTGCTGGAAGAACACCAGCGCGCAAGAGATGTAGAACGCCTTGAAGTTGCTGCCACGGAACACGTCGGCGATCTGAAAGCAGAGAAAACGATTCTTCAAAATACTGCCGGCctaaagaggcccactgattaacagtccgccggacggtatcggtctgtcagttagaacaaaattttgacaggtcCGAACAACGGACAGGCCGatactgttaatcagtgggccccttaagagccAAGGTTACCAGGCCACTGAttaacaggccgcgtagccaagatgccaatcgcttacgctccgtagcgatcaaaaagcaactgtcactgtcgcgctaatatgaaagagtgatagagagacataaaggtTTTCGTTgccgaagcgatagcgattgtaaccttggctaggccagcTGATTCCTTGTAACTCAAACAAGGACACTCTTACACGTCAACATGCAATTTGCAcacaagcaataaaaataaatcatcagcaattataaaatacaattgcAAAGGTCCATTCAATAAAGTTATTTAgtacttagcgccacttgcaccatcccactaacccgaggttaaccggttaaaccgttaacccagtgtcaaattgtgctGATTGTGCTGGTACCATGgggtaactccaggttttacaggttaaccccgggtttgttaatggtgcaaatggcccttagagatgtataaatCTAAATGTCGAAtcacacaaaataaattatgaacAAAAAACTATTGAATTTCATACGTAAGTACCTGTTACAGCTTTGGATTACATTTGATTGACTGTAGAGCAACGAGCAAAGCGAGGAAGATTGATATTTTGGGAACACGATGTCCCACAAAAAACATTacacatgtaaaaagatgcaagtctcgcaacgcagtcTATGAGCCTTAGACTGCTGTattcactcctttctttctcatatcctctttcacacaatccatccatcgttttttgggtctaccattcGCTCTCCGTCCATTAACATTCATCTCTAACAttattttgcctatatggcattcatccctcctcattacatgTCCATACCACGCTAACCTACTACTCCTCATCTTCTGCGTTACTGGTGCTAGTTTCAAACTTCCTCTtatatcatcatctcagccataagacgtccactgctgaacataggccttccccttggacctccatacgtgccggatggggggtgaatgccataatcgccaatcgcagtcgagtacaccgaatttgagggacgctgctgcccgtccaccggtggttttggacgtagtttaaggacatacccgggtcctctTATATACTCTATCTTAATTGTTTTTGATGTGCTATTTTTGCAAAACCTACCGTAGCTGTCTTGGCCATGGACGCGGCTACGTCGCTGGCCAAGATGTCGAGCTCCGCCTCCACTCCGGAGCGGGACTGGCCGCGGATTGTCATCAGGCAGTTGGCGGCAGACTCTCGGTCGTCTGCAAACATtggcatagaataaataatagtacctactaggtacagaaggttcagtctctaacaaaacgcatctattacgacagataagACTGTTAGTCCAAGCGACcagcaccacgattttaatttttgcgacacgattttagaatcgcgctgtaatatatcgcagaaaattcactgcgcgcactgcgatgaaaagtcgacgatttgttcattctcaacatggattttgTACCAGTCACTTGTCGTGAAACGTATCTTCAATATGCGATCCCTGTATCACTCCGAGCTTTGAGTATTTATGTACCACAAAGGTGCATGATCTCCttttctatttccataattaaatggtcaacatctagcgtctcatcttgtgactccattggagaagcacgTTCCAACATGTTGACGCTTAGAGatcgaaatgccgactgaggtccgggctgcgatttttttgtcgcatatgcgcgcactgccatataaacacatacgttacatttctgcgactaaattatcgcgcgacaaaaagtcgtggtgcgcgcttggccttagaTGGCGCAAGCGAGAGCAGGCGTTCATTCCGTagaggtgcgcggcaactactactgccagacaccaaaattggtgtgagccgcatgtacttgtactgacgcgacgaaatcgcggagtgagccacgc from Cydia fagiglandana chromosome 21, ilCydFagi1.1, whole genome shotgun sequence includes the following:
- the LOC134675011 gene encoding facilitated trehalose transporter Tret1; its protein translation is MDERTYSYDPVPGAPVSHRPTMEKGQLWRQYVIAGVANIAIASTGYSMGWTSPVNIKLKDANLTDSPLPAPITSNEEAWIGSILTLGAILGPFIGGPLAARIGRKWSLIASSIPLFAGWILIAAATAVAFLYAGRFMWGVGVGMLFTVSPMYCAEIATNDSRGALGSFLQAFITVGFLLVYAIGPFISYSAVAYVGVAFVAAFDLLFFFMPETPIYYLSKNDRESAANCLMTIRGQSRSGVEAELDILASDVAASMAKTATIADVFRGSNFKAFYISCALVFFQQFSGINAVLFYMTNIFEAAGSGLDSSIATIIIGAVQVGASCVTPFVVDRLGRRMLLLFSACGTTIGLVLLGMFFLLDDLDSPVVSSIGFLPILSLVVFIVTYCVGLGPLPWAVMSELFPIEVKAQAAPIATAFCWTLSFLVTRYFGPISEVLGMYVAFWIFGVCCIIAFFFTLFLVPETKGKSFAEIQEMLSGKPSKGKA